The following proteins are co-located in the Phocoena phocoena chromosome 1, mPhoPho1.1, whole genome shotgun sequence genome:
- the CRP gene encoding LOW QUALITY PROTEIN: C-reactive protein (The sequence of the model RefSeq protein was modified relative to this genomic sequence to represent the inferred CDS: substituted 1 base at 1 genomic stop codon), with translation MEKLSLCFLVIISLPNAFSQTDMHTKVFVFPKESDNSVVTLTAQLTKPLKALTVCLHVYTNLTHDYSLFSYATSXQYNEILLFKGKTGVYSVSVSGADVFFKPPESSAPMHFCVTWESTSGITELWVDGKPMVRRSMNREYSLGTEASIVLGQEQDAFAGGFDKNQPLVGDIGDVNMWDYVLSPEEISTVYAGGTFSPNVLDWWALKYKTHGSPVFIV, from the exons ATATGCACACAAAGGTCTTTGTGTTCCCCAAAGAGTCGGATAATTCCGTTGTGACGCTGACTGCACAGCTAACAAAGCCACTTAAGGCCTTGACCGTGTGCCTGCATGTCTATACCAATCTGACCCACGACTATAGCCTCTTCTCTTATGCCACAAGTTAACAATATAACGAGATCCTCCTCTTCAAGGGAAAGACTGGTGTATACAGTGTATCCGTGAGTGGAGCTGATGTCTTTTTCAAGCCTCCTGAGAGTTCTGCACCAATGCACTTCTGTGTGACCTGGGAGTCTACCTCAGGGATTACAGAGCTCTGGGTGGATGGGAAGCCCATGGTGAGGAGGAGTATGAATAGGGAATACTCTTTGGGGACAGAGGCAAGCATCGTCCTGGGGCAGGAGCAGGATGCATTTGCTGGGGGCTTTGATAAAAACCAGCCTCTGGTGGGAGACATTGGAGATGTGAACATGTGGGACTATGTGTTATCACCAGAAGAGATTAGCACTGTCTATGCTGGTGGGACCTTCAGTCCTAATGTCCTGGACTGGTGGGCACTGAAGTATAAAACACacg gatcACCAGTTTTCATTGTGtga